From Streptomyces sp. NBC_00683, one genomic window encodes:
- a CDS encoding F0F1 ATP synthase subunit B, whose translation MSQLLTVAAEEMENPLIPPIPELVIGLIAFVIVFGFLAKKLLPNINKVLEERREAIEGGIEKADAAQTEAQSVLEQYKAQLAEARHEAARLRQEAQEQGAVIIQEMRTEGQRQREEIIAAGHAQIEADRKAAASALRQDVGTLATALAGKLVGESLEDHARQSGTVDRFLDELEAKAEAVR comes from the coding sequence ATGAGCCAGCTGCTTACGGTCGCGGCTGAGGAGATGGAAAATCCCCTCATCCCGCCGATTCCAGAGCTCGTCATCGGCCTCATCGCCTTCGTCATCGTCTTCGGCTTCCTCGCCAAGAAGCTCCTCCCGAACATCAACAAGGTTCTGGAAGAGCGCCGCGAGGCCATCGAAGGCGGTATCGAGAAGGCCGATGCGGCCCAGACCGAGGCCCAGAGCGTTCTTGAGCAGTACAAGGCTCAGCTCGCCGAGGCCCGCCACGAAGCCGCCCGTCTGCGCCAGGAGGCGCAGGAGCAGGGTGCCGTCATCATCCAGGAGATGAGGACGGAAGGTCAGCGGCAGCGCGAAGAGATCATCGCCGCCGGCCACGCCCAGATCGAGGCCGACCGCAAGGCCGCGGCTTCCGCGCTGCGCCAGGACGTGGGCACGCTCGCCACCGCCCTGGCCGGCAAGCTCGTCGGCGAGTCCCTCGAGGACCACGCCCGGCAGAGCGGCACCGTCGACCGTTTCCTCGACGAGCTCGAGGCGAAGGCCGAGGCTGTCCGATGA
- the prmC gene encoding peptide chain release factor N(5)-glutamine methyltransferase, giving the protein MNLLLAEVAQATQRLADAGVPSPRFDAEELAAFVHDVKRGELHHVPDADFDARYWETIARREAREPLQHITGRAFFRYLELQVGPGVFVPRPETESVVGWAIDAVRAMDVVEPLIVDLCTGSGAIALAMAQEVPRSRVHGVELSEDALRWTRKNAEGSRVTIHRGDALSALPELDGQVDLVISNPPYIPLTEWEYVAPEARDHDPQMALFSGEDGLDTIRGIERTAHRLLRPGGLVVIEHADTQGGQVPWIFTEERGWADAADHPDLNNRPRFATARKAMP; this is encoded by the coding sequence ATGAACCTGCTGCTCGCCGAGGTGGCCCAGGCCACCCAGCGGCTGGCCGACGCCGGTGTCCCCTCGCCGCGTTTCGATGCCGAGGAACTCGCCGCATTCGTGCACGACGTCAAGCGGGGCGAGCTGCACCATGTGCCGGACGCCGACTTCGACGCCCGCTACTGGGAGACGATCGCCCGCCGCGAGGCCCGCGAACCGCTCCAGCACATCACCGGCCGCGCCTTCTTCCGCTACCTGGAGCTCCAGGTCGGCCCCGGCGTCTTCGTGCCCCGCCCGGAGACCGAGTCGGTCGTCGGCTGGGCGATAGACGCAGTCCGTGCGATGGACGTCGTCGAACCGCTGATCGTCGACCTCTGCACGGGATCGGGCGCCATCGCCCTCGCCATGGCGCAGGAGGTGCCGCGCTCGCGCGTGCACGGCGTGGAGCTGTCCGAGGACGCCCTGCGCTGGACGCGGAAGAACGCCGAGGGGTCCAGGGTCACCATCCACCGGGGAGACGCTCTGAGCGCCCTTCCCGAGCTCGACGGCCAGGTCGACCTCGTGATCTCCAACCCGCCGTACATCCCGCTCACCGAGTGGGAGTACGTGGCGCCCGAGGCCCGCGACCACGACCCCCAGATGGCGCTCTTCTCCGGCGAGGACGGCCTCGACACCATCCGGGGCATCGAGCGCACCGCGCACCGCCTGCTGCGGCCCGGCGGTCTCGTCGTCATCGAGCACGCCGACACCCAGGGCGGCCAGGTGCCGTGGATCTTCACCGAGGAGCGGGGCTGGGCCGACGCGGCCGACCACCCCGACCTGAACAACCGGCCCCGGTTCGCCACGGCACGCAAGGCCATGCCGTGA
- the glyA gene encoding serine hydroxymethyltransferase — protein sequence MPVTTPAAPAAVPPSDTALPQDFGALARQDPEIAGILLEEVRRQSSTLQLIAAENFTSPAVLAALGSPLANKYAEGYPGARHHGGCEQADEAERVAVRRAMSLFGAEHANVQPHSGSSAVLAAYAALLRPGDAVLAMGLPYGGHLTHGAPGNFSGRWFDFTGYGVDPDSGLIDYAQVRALARARRPKAIVCGSISYPRHPDYETFREIADEVGAYLIADAAHPMGLIAGGAAPSPVPYADVVCATTHKVLRGPRGGMILCGAELAERIDRAVFPFTQGGAQMHTVAAKAVAFGEAATPAFALYAHQVVAHARMLAAGLEAEGFEITTGGTDTHIVVADPGPLGVDGRTARERLVAAGMVLDTCALPYGDARGIRLGTAAVTTQGMDESDMARIAALFGAAVRDGADAERLRAEVRRLTERNPPYPG from the coding sequence ATGCCGGTCACCACTCCAGCCGCACCCGCAGCCGTGCCCCCGTCCGACACCGCACTGCCGCAGGACTTCGGCGCGCTGGCCCGACAGGATCCGGAGATCGCCGGCATCCTGCTGGAGGAGGTCCGGCGCCAGTCGAGCACGCTGCAGCTCATCGCCGCCGAGAACTTCACCTCGCCCGCGGTCCTCGCCGCCCTCGGCTCCCCGCTCGCCAACAAGTACGCCGAGGGCTACCCGGGCGCCCGCCACCACGGCGGCTGCGAACAGGCCGACGAGGCCGAACGTGTCGCGGTCAGGCGGGCCATGTCGCTCTTCGGCGCCGAGCACGCCAACGTGCAGCCCCACTCCGGCTCCTCGGCGGTCCTGGCCGCCTACGCGGCGCTGCTGCGCCCCGGTGACGCGGTGCTGGCCATGGGACTCCCGTACGGCGGGCACCTCACCCACGGCGCCCCCGGCAACTTCTCCGGCCGCTGGTTCGACTTCACCGGCTACGGCGTCGACCCCGACAGCGGACTCATCGACTACGCGCAGGTCCGCGCCCTGGCCCGCGCCCGCCGCCCCAAGGCGATCGTCTGCGGCTCCATCTCGTACCCCCGCCACCCCGACTACGAGACGTTCCGGGAGATCGCCGACGAGGTCGGCGCGTATCTGATCGCCGACGCCGCCCACCCGATGGGCCTGATCGCCGGGGGAGCGGCGCCCAGCCCCGTCCCGTACGCGGACGTGGTGTGCGCCACGACGCACAAGGTGCTGCGCGGGCCCCGCGGCGGCATGATCCTGTGCGGCGCGGAACTGGCCGAGCGGATCGACCGCGCGGTGTTCCCCTTCACCCAGGGCGGCGCCCAGATGCACACCGTCGCGGCCAAGGCCGTCGCGTTCGGGGAGGCGGCGACCCCGGCCTTCGCGCTCTACGCCCACCAGGTGGTCGCCCATGCGCGGATGCTCGCCGCCGGGCTGGAGGCCGAGGGCTTCGAGATCACCACGGGCGGTACGGACACCCATATCGTCGTAGCCGACCCCGGCCCGCTGGGCGTCGACGGCCGCACGGCCCGGGAGCGGCTCGTCGCGGCGGGCATGGTGCTCGACACCTGCGCCCTGCCGTACGGGGACGCCCGCGGGATCCGGCTCGGCACCGCGGCCGTCACCACCCAGGGCATGGACGAATCCGACATGGCGCGGATCGCCGCCCTGTTCGGCGCGGCCGTACGGGACGGGGCCGACGCCGAACGCCTGCGGGCCGAGGTGCGCCGGCTCACAGAGCGGAATCCGCCGTACCCGGGGTAG
- the atpE gene encoding ATP synthase F0 subunit C, with product MSQTLAAVSGSLGSVGYGLAAIGPGVGVGIIFGNGTQALARQPEAAGLIRANQILGFAFCEALALIGLVMPFVYGT from the coding sequence ATGTCCCAGACCCTTGCTGCCGTCAGCGGCTCCCTCGGTTCCGTCGGTTACGGTCTCGCCGCCATCGGCCCCGGCGTCGGCGTCGGCATCATCTTCGGTAACGGCACCCAGGCTCTTGCCCGTCAGCCCGAAGCTGCCGGCCTCATCCGCGCCAACCAGATCCTCGGCTTCGCCTTCTGTGAGGCGCTCGCCCTCATCGGTCTGGTCATGCCGTTCGTCTACGGCACCTGA
- a CDS encoding MraY family glycosyltransferase, translated as MGQPVRDYLLTLCVTAAVTYLLTGPVRKFAIAVGAMPAIRARDVHREPTPRLGGIAMFGGLCAGLIVADHLFNLNGVFELSNEPRALLSGAALIWLIGVLDDKFEIDALIKLGGQMIAAAVMVMQGLTILWLPIPGVGTVALTQWQGTLLTVALVVITINAVNFVDGLDGLAAGMVCIASAAFFLYTYRLWYGYGIEAAAPATLFAAILMGMCLGFLPHNMHPARIFMGDSGSMLIGLVLAAGAISVTGQVDPDAMKLFEGSERQATHAMLPVFIPLLLPLTIIAIPAADLVLAIVRRTWNGQSPFAADRGHLHHRLLEIGHSHSRSVLIMYFWSALIAFGAVGYSVHSASLWIVLVIVGLSAVGLVLLLMPRFTPRAPRWAEAFVPPRYRRRGAGEAEEQGSHTASGEAPKDQQGPAGSQMASGTPEQVPVAVGVSGVNGATAIGPRSRFGNRDRADSPR; from the coding sequence GTGGGGCAGCCCGTGCGTGATTACCTGCTGACGCTCTGTGTCACGGCCGCAGTTACCTATCTGCTGACCGGGCCGGTGCGGAAGTTCGCCATCGCGGTCGGGGCTATGCCCGCGATCCGTGCGCGCGACGTACACCGAGAACCGACACCGCGGCTCGGTGGCATCGCCATGTTCGGCGGACTGTGTGCGGGACTGATCGTCGCGGACCACCTGTTCAACCTGAACGGTGTCTTCGAGCTCTCCAACGAACCGCGTGCGCTGCTGTCCGGCGCCGCCCTGATCTGGCTGATCGGCGTCCTGGACGACAAGTTCGAGATCGACGCGCTGATCAAGCTCGGCGGACAGATGATCGCCGCGGCGGTCATGGTCATGCAGGGTCTGACGATCCTGTGGCTGCCCATCCCCGGCGTCGGCACGGTCGCCCTCACCCAGTGGCAGGGCACGCTGCTCACGGTCGCGCTGGTCGTGATCACCATCAACGCCGTCAACTTCGTCGACGGCCTGGACGGCCTCGCGGCCGGCATGGTCTGCATCGCGTCCGCGGCGTTCTTCCTGTACACCTACCGCCTCTGGTACGGGTACGGAATCGAGGCGGCGGCCCCCGCGACCCTCTTCGCCGCGATCCTGATGGGCATGTGCCTGGGCTTCCTGCCGCACAACATGCACCCTGCCCGGATCTTCATGGGCGACTCGGGGTCGATGCTGATCGGCCTGGTGCTGGCCGCGGGTGCGATCTCCGTCACCGGGCAGGTCGACCCGGACGCCATGAAGCTCTTCGAGGGCAGTGAGCGGCAGGCGACCCACGCGATGCTGCCCGTCTTCATCCCGCTGCTGCTGCCGCTGACGATCATCGCGATCCCGGCTGCCGACCTGGTGCTCGCGATCGTGCGGCGCACCTGGAACGGACAGTCGCCGTTCGCGGCCGACCGCGGGCACCTGCACCACCGGCTGCTGGAGATCGGGCACTCGCACAGCAGGTCCGTGCTGATCATGTACTTCTGGTCCGCGCTGATCGCGTTCGGCGCGGTCGGCTACTCCGTGCACTCGGCGTCCCTGTGGATCGTCCTGGTGATCGTGGGGCTCAGCGCCGTGGGTCTCGTGCTGCTGCTCATGCCGCGCTTCACCCCGCGCGCTCCCCGCTGGGCGGAGGCCTTCGTGCCGCCGCGCTACCGGCGCCGCGGCGCCGGCGAGGCGGAGGAGCAGGGCTCGCACACCGCTTCGGGGGAGGCCCCGAAGGATCAACAGGGGCCCGCAGGCTCGCAGATGGCCTCCGGTACCCCGGAACAGGTCCCTGTTGCCGTGGGCGTCTCCGGCGTCAACGGGGCGACCGCGATCGGCCCCCGTTCTCGGTTCGGCAATCGTGACCGCGCCGATTCACCGCGTTGA
- a CDS encoding LCP family protein has protein sequence MSEQSRSTGRIRGTGSRRRKPSRGRRVKAVALWTAAAVVVAGGSGLGYAYFKLNGNLKGVNINAALGTQRPDDVDNGSQDILVLGSDSRSGANSEYGADQGSARADTAMIVHVNEGHTSASVVSVPRDTLVDRPACTSDTTGKQVGAEHETMFNSAYQVGGPACAVKTVESMSGIRMDHYVEVDFTGFKKLVDELGGVRITTSQAIDDPDSHLALKPGPHTLSGEQSLGLVRTRHDVGDGSDLGRIQLQQAFVKALMDQAKSVGVFSNPKTLFGLADTATKAVTTDSELASVKKLTGFANGLKGLGSENVRMVTLPVEYDPADPNRVLPQEKADRQVWAALKKDLPIPASATAKSAGDKGEAGDVVR, from the coding sequence ATGAGCGAGCAGAGCAGGAGCACCGGCCGAATACGTGGCACCGGCAGCCGCCGCAGGAAACCCTCGCGGGGCCGCCGGGTGAAGGCCGTGGCGCTGTGGACCGCCGCCGCGGTGGTCGTGGCCGGAGGATCCGGGCTCGGTTACGCGTACTTCAAGCTCAACGGCAACCTCAAGGGCGTCAACATCAACGCCGCCCTGGGCACGCAGCGCCCCGACGACGTGGACAACGGTTCGCAGGACATCCTGGTGCTGGGATCGGACTCCCGCTCCGGCGCGAACTCCGAGTACGGCGCCGACCAGGGCTCCGCGCGGGCGGACACCGCGATGATCGTCCACGTCAACGAGGGACACACCTCCGCGAGCGTGGTCTCGGTCCCGCGGGACACCCTCGTCGACCGTCCCGCCTGCACGAGCGACACGACCGGCAAGCAGGTCGGTGCGGAGCACGAGACGATGTTCAACTCCGCCTACCAGGTCGGCGGACCCGCCTGCGCGGTGAAGACCGTCGAGTCGATGTCGGGCATCCGCATGGACCACTACGTCGAGGTCGACTTCACCGGGTTCAAGAAGCTCGTCGACGAGCTCGGCGGCGTCAGGATCACCACCTCGCAGGCGATCGACGACCCCGACAGCCATCTCGCGCTGAAGCCCGGCCCGCACACCCTGAGCGGGGAGCAGTCGCTCGGCCTCGTCCGTACGCGCCACGACGTCGGCGACGGCAGCGACCTGGGCCGCATCCAGCTCCAGCAGGCCTTCGTGAAGGCGCTGATGGACCAGGCGAAGAGCGTCGGGGTGTTCTCGAACCCCAAGACGCTCTTCGGCCTCGCCGACACCGCGACGAAGGCCGTCACCACCGACTCGGAGCTGGCGTCGGTCAAGAAGCTCACCGGCTTCGCGAACGGCCTGAAGGGCCTCGGCTCCGAGAACGTCCGGATGGTCACGCTGCCCGTCGAGTACGACCCGGCCGACCCGAACCGTGTGCTGCCGCAGGAGAAGGCGGACCGGCAGGTGTGGGCTGCGCTCAAGAAGGACCTGCCGATCCCCGCGTCCGCCACCGCGAAGTCGGCCGGCGACAAGGGCGAAGCGGGAGACGTCGTACGGTAA
- the atpB gene encoding F0F1 ATP synthase subunit A, whose protein sequence is MSADPTQVLAFETDCHIFDGCGFPAPGLHSFLFEPLWGDPDSNLYFNKPMLLALLGSLIIVGFFWAAFRKPKMVPGKLQSVAEMGYDFIRRGIVYETIGKREGEKYVPLVVSLFFFVWMMNLWSIIPVAQFPVTSIIAYPIVLAVIVYVLWVSLTFKRHGFVGGWKNITGYDKSLGPVLPLAMLIEFFSNLLVRPFTHAVRLFANMFAGHTLLLLFTIASWYLLNGIGIAYAGVSFVMVIVMTAFELFIQALQAYVFVLLTCTFIQGALAKHH, encoded by the coding sequence GTGAGTGCTGACCCGACACAGGTGCTCGCCTTCGAGACCGATTGCCACATCTTCGACGGTTGTGGTTTCCCGGCACCCGGCTTGCACTCGTTCCTGTTCGAGCCGCTGTGGGGTGACCCGGACAGCAACTTGTACTTCAACAAGCCGATGCTGCTGGCGCTCCTCGGCTCGCTCATCATCGTCGGTTTCTTCTGGGCGGCGTTCCGGAAGCCCAAGATGGTCCCCGGCAAGCTGCAGTCGGTCGCGGAGATGGGCTACGACTTCATCCGTCGCGGCATCGTCTACGAGACCATCGGCAAGCGCGAGGGCGAGAAGTACGTCCCGCTGGTCGTGTCGCTGTTCTTCTTCGTCTGGATGATGAACCTCTGGTCGATCATTCCGGTCGCCCAGTTCCCCGTGACGTCGATCATCGCGTACCCGATCGTGCTGGCAGTGATCGTGTACGTGCTCTGGGTCAGCCTGACCTTCAAGCGGCACGGGTTCGTCGGCGGCTGGAAGAACATCACCGGCTACGACAAGTCGCTCGGCCCGGTGCTCCCGCTGGCGATGCTGATCGAGTTCTTCTCGAACCTGCTGGTCCGGCCGTTCACTCACGCGGTGCGACTCTTCGCGAACATGTTCGCCGGTCACACCCTCCTGCTGCTGTTCACGATCGCCAGCTGGTACCTGCTCAACGGCATCGGTATCGCCTACGCCGGCGTCTCGTTCGTGATGGTCATCGTGATGACCGCGTTCGAGCTCTTCATCCAGGCGCTTCAGGCGTACGTCTTCGTGCTCCTGACCTGCACCTTCATTCAGGGCGCGCTCGCCAAGCACCACTGA
- a CDS encoding arsenate reductase/protein-tyrosine-phosphatase family protein, with translation MTAPEGRGIAGRHDTFRILHVSTGNVCRSPITERLTRHALVDRLGDPLSGGLIVESAGTWGHEGAPMEANAEVVLADFGADATGFVGRELLDEHVIRADLVLTATRDHRAQVISMGHSAGLRTFTLKEFTRLVRAIDPATLPDAREEGVVERARALVRAAAALRGWLLAPTAEADEVYDPYGAPITFFRSIGDEINQALDPVVTALTGVRDPR, from the coding sequence TTGACCGCCCCTGAGGGGCGTGGCATAGCGGGACGACACGACACTTTCCGCATCCTCCACGTCAGCACCGGCAACGTCTGCCGCTCGCCCATCACCGAGCGGCTGACCCGCCATGCCCTGGTGGACCGCCTCGGCGATCCGCTCAGCGGCGGCCTGATCGTGGAGAGTGCGGGCACCTGGGGGCACGAAGGCGCGCCCATGGAGGCCAACGCCGAGGTCGTTCTCGCCGACTTCGGCGCCGACGCCACCGGCTTCGTCGGCCGCGAACTGCTCGACGAGCACGTGATCCGCGCCGACCTGGTCCTCACCGCCACCCGCGACCACCGCGCCCAGGTGATCTCCATGGGCCACTCGGCGGGCCTGCGGACCTTCACGCTCAAGGAGTTCACCCGGCTCGTGCGGGCGATCGACCCCGCGACGCTGCCCGACGCCCGCGAGGAGGGCGTCGTCGAGCGCGCCCGCGCGCTGGTGCGCGCCGCGGCGGCGCTCCGCGGCTGGCTGCTGGCGCCCACCGCCGAGGCGGACGAGGTCTACGACCCGTACGGCGCCCCGATCACGTTCTTCCGCTCCATCGGCGACGAGATCAACCAGGCGCTCGATCCCGTGGTGACCGCGCTGACGGGCGTGCGCGACCCCCGCTGA
- the prfA gene encoding peptide chain release factor 1, translating into MFEAVEELIGEHADLEKKLADPSVHADQANARKLNKRYAELTPIVSTYRSWKRTGDDIGTAREFAADDPDFAAEVKVLEKQREEITEKLRLLLVPRDPSDDKDVLLEIKAGAGGDESALFAGDLLRMYLRYAERVGWKTEIIDSTESELGGYKDVQVAVKTKGGNGATEPGQGVWARMKYEGGVHRVQRVPSTESQGRIHTSAAGVLVTPEAEEVDVEIHANDLRIDVYRSSGPGGQSVNTTDSAVRITHLPTGVVASCQNEKSQLQNKEQAMRILRSRLLAAAQEAAEQEASDVRRSQVRTVDRSEKIRTYNFPENRISDHRVGFKAYNLDQVLDGDLDAVIQACVDADSAAKLAAA; encoded by the coding sequence ATGTTCGAGGCGGTCGAGGAACTGATCGGCGAACACGCCGATCTCGAGAAGAAGCTCGCCGACCCGTCGGTCCACGCCGACCAGGCCAACGCGCGCAAGCTCAACAAGCGCTACGCGGAGCTGACCCCGATCGTCTCCACGTACAGGTCCTGGAAGCGGACCGGTGACGACATCGGCACCGCACGCGAGTTCGCCGCCGACGACCCCGACTTCGCCGCCGAGGTCAAGGTCCTGGAGAAGCAGCGCGAAGAGATCACCGAGAAGCTCCGGCTCCTCCTGGTCCCGCGCGACCCCAGTGACGACAAGGACGTGCTCCTGGAGATCAAGGCGGGCGCGGGCGGCGACGAGTCCGCCCTGTTCGCCGGCGACCTGCTGCGCATGTACCTGCGGTACGCGGAGCGCGTCGGCTGGAAGACCGAGATCATCGACTCCACCGAGTCCGAGCTCGGCGGCTACAAGGACGTCCAGGTCGCCGTGAAGACCAAGGGCGGCAACGGTGCCACCGAGCCCGGCCAGGGCGTCTGGGCCCGGATGAAGTACGAGGGCGGCGTGCACCGCGTGCAGCGCGTGCCCTCCACCGAGTCCCAGGGCCGTATCCACACCTCCGCCGCCGGTGTGCTCGTCACGCCCGAGGCGGAGGAGGTCGACGTGGAGATCCACGCCAACGACCTGCGCATCGACGTCTACCGCTCCTCGGGACCCGGCGGCCAGTCCGTCAACACCACCGACTCCGCGGTCCGCATCACCCACTTGCCGACCGGCGTCGTCGCCTCCTGCCAGAACGAGAAGAGCCAGCTCCAGAACAAGGAGCAGGCCATGCGCATCCTGAGGTCCCGGCTGCTGGCCGCCGCCCAGGAAGCGGCCGAGCAGGAAGCCTCCGACGTCCGCCGCAGCCAGGTCCGTACCGTCGACCGGTCCGAGAAGATCCGCACGTACAACTTCCCGGAAAACCGGATCTCGGACCACCGCGTCGGCTTCAAGGCGTACAACTTGGACCAGGTGCTCGACGGCGACCTCGACGCCGTCATCCAGGCATGCGTGGACGCCGACTCCGCCGCCAAGCTCGCCGCCGCATAA
- the rpmE gene encoding 50S ribosomal protein L31 has protein sequence MKRDIHPQYVETQVSCTCGASFTTRSTIDNGAIRADVCSECHPFYTGKQKILDTGGRVARFEARFGKAAGSAAK, from the coding sequence TTGAAGCGCGACATTCACCCCCAGTACGTCGAGACCCAGGTCAGCTGCACCTGCGGTGCGTCGTTCACCACCCGGAGCACCATCGACAACGGTGCGATCCGCGCCGATGTCTGCTCCGAGTGCCACCCGTTCTACACGGGCAAGCAGAAGATCCTCGACACCGGTGGCCGTGTGGCCCGCTTCGAGGCCCGCTTCGGCAAGGCTGCCGGCTCCGCCGCCAAGTAG
- a CDS encoding L-threonylcarbamoyladenylate synthase, whose protein sequence is MARRYDCNDATDRTTGLREAASAVRRGELVVLPTDTVYGIGADAFSSEGVADLLDAKGRGRNMPTPVLIGSPNTLHGLVTDFSEQAWELVDAFWPGALTLVAKHQPSLQWDLGDTRGTVAIRMPLHPVAIELLTEVGPMAVSSANLTGHPSPEDCDAAQEMLGDSVSVYLDGGPTPGIVPSSIVDVTGKVPVLLRAGALSVEDLRKVVPDLEVAN, encoded by the coding sequence ATGGCACGGCGATACGACTGCAACGACGCGACCGACCGTACGACCGGCCTGCGTGAAGCCGCGTCCGCCGTCCGCCGCGGCGAACTGGTCGTGCTGCCCACGGACACCGTGTACGGGATCGGTGCGGACGCCTTCAGCTCCGAGGGCGTCGCCGACCTGCTCGACGCCAAGGGCCGTGGCCGCAACATGCCGACGCCCGTGCTGATCGGCTCCCCGAACACCCTGCACGGCCTGGTCACCGACTTCTCCGAGCAGGCGTGGGAGCTCGTCGACGCCTTCTGGCCCGGCGCCCTCACCCTCGTCGCCAAGCACCAGCCCTCGCTGCAGTGGGACCTCGGCGACACCCGGGGCACCGTCGCCATCCGGATGCCGCTGCACCCGGTCGCGATCGAGCTCCTCACGGAGGTCGGCCCGATGGCCGTCTCCAGCGCCAACCTCACCGGACACCCCTCGCCCGAGGACTGCGACGCGGCCCAGGAGATGCTCGGCGACTCCGTGTCCGTCTACCTCGACGGCGGTCCGACCCCCGGCATCGTCCCGTCCTCCATCGTCGACGTCACCGGCAAGGTCCCGGTGCTGCTGCGGGCCGGTGCGCTGTCCGTCGAGGACCTGCGGAAGGTAGTACCTGACCTCGAGGTGGCCAATTGA